The proteins below come from a single Caenibius sp. WL genomic window:
- a CDS encoding acyl-CoA dehydrogenase family protein, translating to MNFDLSEDEEMLKALAERFVTDNYDFESRRTFLAEANGYSQTNWALLGELGLIGAMFDEKDGGLDLGATGIATIFEALGRGLVVEPLIENVLLAGRLFASCADQDLRDAWLPGILTGEQRIALANTEIHGRPGLLWTETAARIDGAGYRLSGIKTCVPAGAGAGAYIVVARTHGAPDDADGAALFFVPADSPGIKTENWRMTDGSMAAWLTLDDVAVAESQRLNGGWAAVEAAEDFANLARAAEALGIMERSFAETLEYLNTREQFGVKLGSFQALQHRMATQYAVLEQCRGLLHLALISHGSDRFTSAVQGLRAFVGPASITLSQEMVQMHGGMGVTDELSIGHAHKRLLTLSRWPDSPEIALNRYANTV from the coding sequence GTGAATTTCGATCTCAGCGAAGACGAAGAAATGCTGAAGGCGCTGGCCGAACGTTTCGTCACCGACAATTACGATTTTGAAAGCAGGCGTACTTTTCTGGCCGAAGCCAACGGCTATTCACAAACGAACTGGGCTCTGCTGGGCGAACTGGGGCTGATCGGCGCCATGTTTGACGAGAAGGACGGCGGGCTCGATCTGGGCGCCACCGGGATTGCCACGATCTTCGAGGCGCTGGGCCGCGGATTGGTGGTCGAACCTTTGATCGAAAACGTGCTTCTGGCCGGGCGGCTGTTTGCAAGCTGTGCGGATCAAGATCTGCGCGATGCATGGCTACCCGGTATTCTGACGGGCGAGCAACGCATTGCCTTGGCCAACACGGAAATCCATGGCCGCCCCGGCCTCCTCTGGACCGAAACCGCAGCGCGTATCGATGGCGCGGGCTATCGTCTCTCGGGCATCAAGACTTGCGTTCCGGCCGGCGCCGGCGCCGGTGCCTATATCGTCGTCGCCCGCACCCATGGCGCGCCGGACGATGCTGATGGCGCCGCGTTGTTCTTCGTTCCCGCCGACAGCCCCGGTATCAAAACCGAAAACTGGCGGATGACCGATGGCAGCATGGCGGCATGGCTCACGCTGGATGATGTTGCGGTTGCGGAAAGCCAACGGCTGAACGGCGGATGGGCAGCAGTGGAAGCTGCGGAAGATTTTGCGAATCTTGCGCGCGCTGCCGAAGCGCTGGGTATCATGGAACGCAGCTTCGCAGAAACTCTGGAATACCTGAACACGCGCGAACAATTCGGCGTCAAGCTTGGCTCGTTTCAGGCGCTCCAGCACCGTATGGCCACGCAGTACGCGGTGCTGGAGCAGTGCCGCGGCCTGTTGCATCTTGCCCTGATCAGTCATGGCAGCGACCGGTTTACCTCGGCCGTACAGGGTCTGCGCGCCTTTGTCGGTCCGGCCTCGATCACGTTGAGCCAGGAAATGGTGCAAATGCATGGCGGCATGGGGGTGACCGATGAACTGTCCATCGGCCATGCCCACAAACGCCTGCTGACCCTTTCCCGTTGGCCTGACAGCCCCGAAATCGCACTGAACCGCTACGCCAACACCGTTTGA
- a CDS encoding ThuA domain-containing protein — MDFARLELLKLLAEDPRIRTRVFENYETVEAIEAADILITYTCDVTPSLKAQEALRDWLERGGRWYALHGTNSVLRLLDNGLWDAPRWAPLFMDLVGSQFISHPPIAPYTVTVADPAHPLVQGVEPFDTTDELYHMETHGDLHVLLETECTQPGTGFVEADGAPGKHPVYYIKEHGRGAVLYLTLGHCRGHYDLQPMVDWWPTVDRCAWDLPVFYDLLRRGIGWLKERAPA, encoded by the coding sequence ATGGATTTTGCCCGGCTCGAGTTGCTCAAGTTGCTGGCGGAAGATCCGCGCATCCGCACGCGGGTGTTCGAGAATTATGAAACGGTCGAGGCGATCGAAGCGGCTGATATTCTCATCACCTATACCTGCGATGTTACCCCTTCGCTGAAAGCGCAGGAGGCGCTGCGCGACTGGCTGGAGCGCGGTGGCCGCTGGTACGCGCTGCATGGCACCAATTCCGTGCTGCGCCTGCTGGACAACGGCTTGTGGGATGCCCCCCGCTGGGCCCCGCTGTTCATGGATCTGGTGGGCAGCCAGTTCATCTCGCATCCGCCGATCGCGCCTTACACCGTGACGGTCGCCGACCCGGCGCATCCGTTGGTGCAGGGGGTGGAGCCCTTCGACACCACCGATGAACTCTATCACATGGAGACGCATGGCGATCTGCATGTTCTGCTGGAAACCGAATGCACGCAGCCGGGCACGGGTTTCGTTGAAGCGGATGGCGCACCGGGCAAACATCCGGTCTATTACATCAAGGAGCATGGCCGGGGGGCGGTGCTCTATCTGACGCTTGGCCATTGCCGCGGACATTACGATTTGCAGCCCATGGTCGATTGGTGGCCCACGGTGGACCGCTGCGCTTGGGATTTGCCGGTATTCTACGATCTGCTGCGGCGGGGGATCGGCTGGTTGAAAGAACGTGCGCCAGCCTGA
- a CDS encoding aromatic ring-hydroxylating dioxygenase subunit alpha: MAERDPEFGGARSPGVSWVELMEADSRPAPDSLVEDHYEYLGSEPIPAECYTSAEFARLEQERMWPYVWQFAAREEDIPEAGDYTVFENAGRSWILSRQDDGSVRAFHNVCLHRGRKLRTEDGVADKFVCPFHGFSWNKDGSFASMPCSWDFKHLSHEELRLPDAEVARWAGYIFLREERGGPSLEEFLAPLPQHFARWRHEECATVVWVGKEVAANWKVTAEAFMEAWHTVITHPQLLPFTGDCNSAYMNWGDNVNANLVPFGVLSPHVDAEGKSEQWIVDEFIKYNGRSSDNYDPSGDPYAVDVPQGQTARAALGAALRKTYAEQTGYDHEQATDSELLDALVYNVFPNFGPWGGFMPNIVYRWRPGKTPDTCLMEVRVLARVKQGEPMPRGVPMHYLTIDQPWTDAAELGGLGDVLDQDMGNLPFVQEGLHCSKSGKVQLANYQEIRIRQFHQTLMKYIDGSLGAKA, translated from the coding sequence ATGGCAGAGCGCGACCCCGAATTTGGCGGCGCCCGCAGCCCAGGCGTCAGTTGGGTAGAGTTGATGGAGGCGGATTCCCGCCCGGCGCCTGACAGTCTGGTCGAAGATCATTACGAATATCTCGGTTCCGAACCGATCCCGGCGGAATGCTATACGAGCGCGGAATTCGCCCGGCTGGAACAGGAACGGATGTGGCCTTACGTCTGGCAGTTCGCCGCGCGTGAGGAGGATATTCCCGAGGCCGGTGATTACACGGTGTTCGAAAACGCGGGGCGTTCCTGGATACTTTCACGCCAGGACGATGGTTCCGTTCGCGCGTTCCACAATGTCTGCCTCCATCGCGGGCGCAAGCTGCGTACGGAAGACGGTGTGGCCGATAAGTTCGTCTGTCCGTTCCACGGTTTCAGTTGGAACAAGGATGGCAGTTTTGCCTCCATGCCGTGTTCCTGGGATTTCAAGCATCTTTCGCATGAAGAACTGCGTTTGCCTGATGCGGAAGTGGCGCGTTGGGCCGGATATATCTTCCTGCGTGAAGAGCGCGGCGGGCCGAGCCTGGAGGAGTTTCTCGCCCCGCTGCCCCAGCATTTCGCGCGCTGGCGGCACGAGGAATGTGCCACAGTCGTCTGGGTGGGCAAGGAAGTGGCGGCCAACTGGAAAGTGACGGCCGAGGCGTTCATGGAAGCATGGCACACGGTCATCACGCATCCGCAATTGCTGCCCTTCACCGGAGATTGCAACAGCGCCTACATGAACTGGGGCGACAACGTGAACGCCAATCTGGTTCCGTTCGGGGTACTCAGCCCGCATGTCGACGCAGAGGGGAAGAGCGAACAGTGGATCGTTGACGAATTCATCAAGTACAACGGCCGTTCGTCTGACAATTACGATCCGTCCGGCGATCCTTACGCGGTCGACGTGCCGCAAGGGCAGACCGCGCGCGCGGCGCTCGGTGCGGCCCTGCGCAAGACCTATGCCGAACAGACCGGCTACGATCACGAACAGGCGACGGATTCGGAACTGCTGGATGCGCTGGTCTATAACGTGTTTCCCAATTTCGGCCCTTGGGGCGGCTTCATGCCGAATATCGTCTATCGCTGGCGCCCCGGGAAAACGCCGGATACCTGCCTGATGGAAGTGCGCGTGCTGGCCCGTGTCAAGCAAGGTGAGCCGATGCCGCGCGGTGTGCCGATGCACTATCTCACGATCGATCAGCCATGGACCGACGCCGCGGAACTCGGCGGGCTCGGCGATGTGCTCGATCAGGATATGGGGAATTTGCCGTTCGTGCAGGAAGGCCTGCACTGTTCCAAAAGCGGCAAGGTGCAACTGGCCAATTATCAGGAAATCCGCATCCGGCAATTCCACCAGACATTGATGAAATATATCGACGGGTCGCTGGGGGCGAAGGCGTGA
- a CDS encoding aromatic ring-hydroxylating dioxygenase subunit alpha translates to MATIMQDQAGKPGYPTHPDAQLPHARGDAITGDRYWSKDFAAREWEHMWQKVWHVGGRASQLEEPGDFITHEFMHESILMVKQEDGSIRAFFNVCMHRGNRLVNTAEGGVATHFTCPYHNWKYALDGKLDQVQDPEDFDVNPCGKLALKELPCDTWGGFVFFSFDQNAKPLLDFLDPIPTLLANRDLENWKRVVWRRLRVNTNWKFASDNFNEAYHIPAVHPQFEPMIDDHYSTTVFEMYPNGHNRMIEKLQPSSRYADAQMVKPLWAQVLSEWDIDPADFEGRAQEGRIALQEARRRLGPERGHHHFAVFTDDELTDQIHHTVFPNLTLTGTAEGLHVFRTEPDADDPNWSTFDYWYLAAPVEGMNEVGTLYGMRPYEEAEFEDADFSDYQTTIAQGDFLEQDLSLAVTQQRGLHSMAFTEAYLSRQETRVRRFHEVINDYLAGRR, encoded by the coding sequence ATGGCAACGATCATGCAAGATCAGGCGGGCAAGCCCGGCTATCCCACGCATCCCGATGCGCAGTTGCCCCATGCGCGGGGCGATGCGATCACTGGCGACCGCTATTGGAGCAAGGACTTCGCCGCGCGTGAATGGGAACACATGTGGCAGAAGGTTTGGCACGTGGGTGGCCGGGCCAGCCAACTGGAGGAACCGGGCGATTTCATCACGCATGAATTCATGCATGAATCGATCTTGATGGTGAAACAGGAAGACGGTTCGATCCGGGCTTTCTTCAATGTCTGCATGCACCGCGGCAATCGGCTGGTAAACACGGCCGAAGGTGGCGTCGCAACGCATTTCACCTGCCCCTATCACAACTGGAAATATGCCCTCGATGGCAAGCTCGATCAGGTGCAGGATCCGGAGGATTTTGACGTCAACCCATGCGGAAAATTGGCGTTGAAGGAACTGCCCTGCGATACCTGGGGCGGTTTCGTCTTTTTCAGTTTCGATCAGAACGCGAAGCCGCTGCTCGATTTTCTCGATCCTATTCCCACACTCCTCGCGAACCGTGATCTGGAGAACTGGAAGCGCGTCGTCTGGCGGCGGTTGCGCGTCAACACCAACTGGAAATTCGCGTCGGACAATTTCAACGAGGCCTATCATATCCCGGCGGTGCATCCGCAGTTCGAACCGATGATCGACGATCACTATTCGACCACGGTGTTCGAAATGTATCCCAACGGGCACAACCGCATGATCGAGAAACTGCAGCCTTCATCGCGCTATGCCGATGCGCAGATGGTGAAACCGCTATGGGCGCAGGTTCTATCGGAATGGGATATCGATCCGGCCGATTTCGAAGGCCGCGCGCAAGAAGGGCGCATTGCGTTACAGGAAGCACGGCGGCGGCTGGGGCCGGAACGCGGCCATCATCACTTCGCGGTTTTCACCGACGATGAGCTGACCGACCAGATTCACCATACGGTGTTCCCGAACCTGACACTGACGGGGACGGCGGAGGGTCTTCATGTTTTTCGTACGGAACCCGATGCCGACGATCCCAATTGGTCGACGTTCGACTACTGGTATCTGGCGGCCCCGGTGGAAGGGATGAACGAAGTGGGGACGCTCTATGGGATGCGGCCTTATGAAGAAGCGGAATTCGAAGATGCCGATTTCAGCGACTATCAGACGACGATTGCGCAAGGCGATTTTCTCGAACAGGACTTGTCACTGGCAGTGACGCAACAACGAGGTTTGCATTCCATGGCGTTCACGGAAGCCTATCTCTCGCGTCAGGAAACGCGGGTGCGGCGGTTCCACGAAGTGATCAACGATTATCTGGCAGGACGCCGTTGA
- a CDS encoding nuclear transport factor 2 family protein has product MTRMPQQVREALQDLMTDYCYAVDGLKDVEPLLDLFTDDAVADLSAIGLPLMDGKKAIRAFFDGVFADMTHHFHMISNFRPQSWDGEAGAMTAYVIGMGRAKDGNTVTVQVHYRMECVQQADRWRCRHYTITPMMPMPGSLEEIHGNH; this is encoded by the coding sequence ATGACCCGGATGCCACAGCAGGTTCGTGAAGCGCTGCAGGATCTGATGACGGATTATTGCTACGCCGTGGATGGCCTCAAGGATGTGGAGCCGCTGCTCGATTTGTTCACCGATGATGCCGTGGCCGACCTTTCGGCGATCGGCCTGCCCCTGATGGATGGGAAGAAGGCGATCCGTGCGTTCTTCGATGGCGTGTTCGCGGACATGACGCATCACTTCCACATGATCTCCAATTTCCGTCCGCAGAGCTGGGATGGCGAAGCCGGCGCGATGACCGCGTACGTCATCGGCATGGGCCGCGCGAAGGATGGCAACACGGTGACGGTGCAAGTCCATTATCGCATGGAATGCGTGCAACAGGCCGATCGCTGGCGCTGCCGCCACTACACGATCACGCCGATGATGCCGATGCCCGGCTCGCTCGAAGAAATTCACGGCAACCATTGA
- a CDS encoding TonB-dependent receptor: MFREEMKLLLSGLSVAAIAGAQAHAQEAPAADPVPASGIGEIVVTAQKKAENLQTVPIAVTALNAAALDRTISPDLKALNGSVPSLVVTSVVNSGLTAAVSIRGIGVQEADGFLDPAVGTVVDGVYQGSNTTALLDLFDIEQIEVLRGPQGTIFGANTIGGVINVTTKKPDVHDFTVSGKITAGNYGRMDAMAAVNVPLVEDRLGLRITAMHKGDDGFYRSTVNGKRLGGQNVNAGRIALRYEEGGLDATLVAELARGRNDGPVVVNYSTPGMTTYVPGESYSLTDRIRYRTGGDRGYSDYDVFGTTLTLNYDTGPVRLTSITNYRKVKLDEFTDQDGTSAQIFATSRITKNWQFSQELRATVNPTSSTELLVGGYYLKKNYKLDQDGQYLYTGDYRGLLYNDQDDESLALFAQGYVNVTDALKLTAGVRWTDQKKTMTIGNRTFLGGDYLGPWEYQTRSANWQHWGWRLGLDYKITNDHFFYVSYVRGAHSGGFSGRTIILQPYGPEKVDTIEAGLKTSWLDNRLRFNIAAFTTTYRDLQVDTLTYFGNTMISTIVNAGKAKMDGVEAEMTIVPVDGLTLGANLSYLDARYKQFRCDIDGQAAAPEDYVDCTNLKLRNAPKLQAGARVTYEFAVGGGKATLFGGWNHTSRRETDTRNALVGRVPKLDLFDASVKWAPDNDRWSVTVWGKNLSNEKYRASGYFAALAGSPGFENFVVLGPPREWGVTFGFDF; this comes from the coding sequence ATGTTTAGGGAAGAGATGAAATTGCTACTTTCGGGATTGTCTGTGGCGGCCATCGCTGGCGCCCAGGCCCATGCACAGGAGGCGCCCGCCGCCGATCCGGTCCCGGCGAGTGGAATCGGTGAAATCGTCGTTACCGCGCAGAAGAAAGCGGAAAACCTCCAGACTGTGCCGATTGCGGTGACCGCGCTGAACGCGGCGGCGCTCGACCGGACGATCTCCCCCGATCTCAAGGCGCTGAACGGTTCGGTTCCCAGCCTGGTGGTGACCAGTGTGGTCAATTCCGGCCTGACCGCCGCCGTTTCGATTCGTGGCATCGGGGTGCAGGAGGCGGACGGCTTTCTCGATCCGGCGGTCGGCACCGTGGTCGATGGCGTTTATCAAGGCAGCAACACCACGGCGCTGCTCGATCTGTTCGATATCGAACAGATCGAAGTGCTGCGCGGGCCGCAGGGCACGATCTTCGGTGCGAACACTATCGGCGGGGTGATCAACGTCACCACCAAAAAACCCGATGTTCATGACTTCACCGTCTCCGGCAAGATCACTGCCGGCAACTATGGCAGGATGGATGCGATGGCGGCGGTCAACGTGCCCTTGGTGGAAGACAGGTTGGGCTTGCGTATCACCGCGATGCACAAGGGCGATGATGGCTTCTATCGCAGCACGGTGAACGGCAAGCGCCTGGGCGGGCAGAACGTCAACGCGGGCCGGATAGCGTTGCGGTATGAAGAGGGCGGGCTCGACGCCACATTGGTTGCGGAGTTGGCGCGTGGGCGTAACGATGGCCCGGTGGTGGTCAATTACAGCACGCCGGGTATGACGACATATGTTCCTGGTGAATCCTATAGCCTGACTGATCGCATCCGTTATCGGACCGGCGGTGACAGGGGCTATTCCGATTACGATGTGTTCGGCACAACCCTGACGTTGAATTACGATACCGGCCCGGTACGGCTGACTTCGATCACCAATTACCGCAAGGTCAAGCTGGATGAATTCACCGATCAGGACGGCACATCCGCCCAGATATTCGCTACGAGCCGCATCACGAAGAACTGGCAATTCAGCCAGGAACTGCGCGCTACGGTCAACCCCACCTCCAGCACCGAATTGCTGGTCGGCGGCTATTATCTGAAGAAGAATTACAAGCTCGATCAGGACGGGCAGTACCTTTACACCGGTGATTACCGCGGCCTGCTTTACAATGATCAGGACGATGAATCGCTGGCGCTCTTCGCGCAGGGTTATGTCAATGTTACCGATGCGCTGAAACTGACAGCCGGCGTGCGCTGGACGGATCAGAAGAAGACCATGACGATCGGCAACCGGACATTCCTGGGGGGCGATTATCTGGGGCCATGGGAATATCAGACCAGATCCGCCAATTGGCAGCACTGGGGCTGGCGTCTGGGGCTCGATTACAAGATCACCAACGATCACTTCTTCTACGTGAGCTACGTTCGCGGTGCGCACTCCGGCGGCTTTTCTGGCCGCACCATCATTCTGCAACCTTACGGCCCGGAAAAGGTCGATACGATCGAGGCGGGGCTGAAGACCAGCTGGCTCGACAACCGTCTGCGGTTCAACATCGCGGCCTTCACCACCACTTATCGCGATCTGCAAGTCGATACGCTGACCTATTTCGGCAACACGATGATCTCGACGATCGTCAACGCGGGCAAGGCCAAGATGGATGGTGTCGAGGCCGAAATGACAATCGTTCCGGTCGATGGCCTGACTCTGGGTGCCAATCTCAGCTATCTCGATGCGCGCTACAAGCAGTTCCGCTGCGATATCGATGGCCAGGCTGCGGCGCCGGAAGATTACGTCGATTGCACCAATCTGAAGCTGCGCAACGCCCCCAAGTTGCAGGCGGGTGCCCGGGTGACTTACGAATTCGCGGTGGGCGGTGGAAAGGCCACTCTGTTCGGCGGCTGGAACCACACCAGCCGGCGCGAAACCGATACGCGCAACGCGCTCGTCGGCCGTGTGCCCAAACTCGATCTGTTCGATGCCAGCGTGAAATGGGCCCCGGATAATGATCGCTGGAGCGTGACCGTGTGGGGCAAGAACCTCTCGAACGAGAAATATCGCGCTTCCGGCTATTTCGCCGCGCTGGCGGGTTCTCCGGGGTTTGAAAACTTCGTGGTGCTGGGCCCCCCGCGTGAATGGGGCGTCACTTTCGGGTTCGATTTCTGA